The Shinella zoogloeoides genome includes a region encoding these proteins:
- a CDS encoding GYD domain-containing protein: MSEIQKYVSLMRLTQKGLDELTDSARRRKVSEERVAALGGRSIAFYALLGNYDFMQVFEMPSNEAMMQYVLTARRDGHVEPLILPAFDTETYGQIINAVG, encoded by the coding sequence ATGAGTGAGATCCAGAAATACGTTTCGCTGATGCGCCTGACGCAGAAGGGGCTTGACGAACTGACCGATAGCGCGAGGCGCCGGAAGGTCAGTGAGGAGCGCGTCGCTGCGCTCGGCGGGCGGTCGATCGCCTTTTACGCCCTGCTTGGGAACTATGATTTCATGCAGGTTTTCGAAATGCCGAGCAATGAAGCGATGATGCAATACGTGCTTACGGCGCGCCGGGACGGTCATGTCGAGCCACTCATCCTCCCCGCATTCGACACCGAGACATACGGCCAGATTATCAACGCCGTAGGCTGA
- a CDS encoding transporter substrate-binding domain-containing protein has product MSLLAGTIFAAMSSAGTALSADQKPDFVSGGVLKICTSGEFPPMEYYENPGDKDLVGFEIDVMDAIAKRWGAKAEYVVGDFKGLLPSLDSKRCDLVASGIMITPARLEKYDGIPYFGSHVVLVTAASDAETKVPADVSGKIMAIEAGTTYEKTVADLNAELEAAGKDPIQAQTYPSASGVIEQILVGRATATITQDTTAAYRMLQVPGRLAIPYTYEESENYGIYLRKSDGDRQMLKEAIEALQASGEMKAFLKKWNLPETSTDVSHDVN; this is encoded by the coding sequence ATGTCGCTTCTGGCAGGCACCATATTTGCCGCCATGTCCAGCGCCGGTACCGCTCTCTCCGCCGATCAGAAACCCGATTTCGTATCGGGTGGCGTCTTGAAGATTTGCACCAGCGGCGAGTTTCCGCCGATGGAATATTATGAAAATCCGGGCGACAAGGACCTTGTCGGCTTCGAGATCGATGTCATGGATGCCATCGCCAAACGGTGGGGTGCGAAGGCCGAGTATGTCGTCGGCGACTTCAAGGGGCTGCTTCCGTCGCTCGATTCCAAGCGCTGCGACCTCGTCGCAAGCGGCATCATGATCACGCCGGCTCGCCTCGAAAAATACGACGGCATCCCGTATTTCGGCTCTCACGTCGTGCTGGTCACCGCGGCGAGCGACGCGGAGACGAAAGTCCCGGCCGATGTCAGCGGCAAGATCATGGCGATCGAAGCCGGTACGACCTACGAAAAGACGGTCGCCGATCTTAATGCCGAACTGGAAGCAGCCGGCAAGGACCCGATCCAGGCACAGACCTACCCGTCCGCATCAGGCGTCATCGAGCAGATCCTGGTCGGCCGCGCGACCGCGACGATCACGCAAGACACGACCGCTGCCTATCGCATGCTGCAGGTACCGGGCCGGCTGGCCATTCCCTACACCTATGAGGAAAGCGAGAACTACGGCATCTACCTGCGCAAAAGCGATGGCGACCGGCAGATGCTGAAAGAGGCGATCGAGGCCCTGCAGGCGAGCGGCGAGATGAAGGCGTTTCTCAAGAAGTGGAACCTGCCGGAAACCTCGACCGACGTTTCGCACGACGTGAACTGA